Genomic segment of Drosophila ananassae strain 14024-0371.13 chromosome 2L, ASM1763931v2, whole genome shotgun sequence:
CTGCGTTGCATTTTGTGCGTTTTTTCTGTGAATAAAGTAAAAACATTATAAGTAGTATAAAAGGGAAAGtgttttaattaataacaGCGGGGTAATAATCAACAAATGCTTTAAAACGAGCGTCTACGTATCTCACCTGTATTCGGAAGTGTTTTTCAAGTGTTGTGATTTTTGTTGTGTAGTTTCTAATTTTTGTGGTGCAGTGTTTTGGATAGTTTTATAGCTCATCTCGACCCTGAGCGGAGGATGGCAGTTCCACCTCCTCGACAGAGCCCAGGTGTATGGTCTTATTTGGCCTGCTGAACTTTGGTATGTATTCGACCGAATCGCTGTTGCTAACCACCGAATTGTGTAGATGTTCCGTGGGTGCCGCGGGATCGGGACTAGTGAGTGTGATTTTGGAGCCAGTGGCCACTCTGTGGAATGTATGAGGTAATGTCTGTAATGTGTTTTCTGTGGCTATGCAGTCAAAATAATAGAACCCATCGGTCTCTGACAATAATATGACATTCAGCTTGAAAGACCCGTCTAAAAGAATTAGCTAACCTcttctgaaaatatttaagtttcgATATTTTAAAGCTCTATAATTTTTACTGCATTTGCCCCGAATTCCATGTTTCGTAGTAAAGGTTAGTAAAGCACTACTAGGATGGTTTTAGTTTAAGGGGCATTTAAAAACGACATTCATCTCTCTTGTACCTTATGTACAGCTTTTTGAGGTGCTTCTAGTCGAAGAGAGAAGATCTTAGAGTGGTTGAATGAATCTATTGGCGCTGGCGGGATCCACCGCGTGCTCCGCGCAACTTTTGCGGGTTTCTATTGCATCAAATCAGATAGTAATCAACGTTTTGGACACAGTCCCGCCACCTTACCTGTCCCTGGCCTGCATGCTGGCCTCCACATCCAGGCTGCGGGGTTGCCGGAAGTCGCACTCCAGCGAAAAGGCCGAGTCTCCTGGCGTGATCAGTTCGGGATCGTTTTGGATCACCACTATGTTGGTGTATAGGTCCCCATCCTTCAAGGTCTGGCATTGGTCCAGCTGGAAGTTCATTTCCAAAGAACGTGATCCCTGGTTGACAGTGGGTTTCATGAAGCACGGGGGCGTCTGCTTGTAGAAGCTGCCACGAGTGTACATCACACCCGTGAACGGCTTTTCCGTCTCCAATACTACGTTCATGGAGTTGGCTCCGCACTTAAGGTTCACCTTTTGAATGCCCTGATCGCTGCCCTCAATTTTAAAGGTGTCCGAAAGGTCTTGTTCCCAGATTTCTGCAATAAATGGAAGCAATTTTCGTTGGATACATTTCAGTTAATTGTTAaggcatttaaaaattaatttttttgtatatccTCTACTTGTAGAGTACAAgagtatattttatttttgcgaATGGAACAGGGATATGAAACCACCTCCGTATCGTATTTTCCTTTTTACCAAAATTattgtaaaattttatatttaatatgtgCGCCAAAATCCAGTCAGTGTCATCCATTTAGTGTAAAGATTGATTTTTGGAAATAAGATACTTTCGCGGAACTTAATTATCCTTCAATTCCTCTATAAGAGATAGAGATAGTAGACTCCAATTTTCACACAGTTtaagtttgttttaaaaaaaacctgCCTCCTTCCGCCCTTTATATATTAAAAGGTATCCAACAGTCGTGAAACTTTACTAAAGCAGcccttatttttttaattttttatcaatataaaattagtatatttttaacattagctttgaaaaattagattattaaaaacaatGTATATATGTCAATGAAACATCAATATAAGAAAACTGACTGAAAAGATTTTATGCACcttattttgaaatatattatgaaatatatttcatcCTCTTGGAACTGAAATCCAAGAAAACTTtccattttctttaaatatatcAGATAATAAGGGAAATTAGTTTTCCTTCTAATGAGAACCGTTACCTCTACCCAAACTTAGTGTATCTTCACATTATAACCACTGAGCCGCAAACGGTAAAGTTCACTCGTCTTACGGCTAACCGGCATTTCTCCGCCTTTGGAAccggtttttgtttattttggtaTGGCTAGAAAAGCCACCAGCCAAAGAACTTGGCATTGAAAATTTCTCCACTCCAACAACATGAATCAGACACTGTCGAACCCTTTGGGCTCCGAGCCAAGTCGCCAGCCTCTTACCTTGATTCTGTTGTTTTTGCTGCTTATTGGCCGACACGTAAGCAGCGAGCAGTAAACTGCAGGCGAACAAAAGCATAAAGCCATTCTGTAATCCAGACATTATTGcactttgttattatttaacACTGTAACAGTTTAACAATTTGTTCGGAGGGAGCACTTCGAATACGTCTTGTAGCTGCAAGCCAAGATCTAAAATGACGAAGCGTCTGCGCCTGTGCAGCGTATATAAACCCGGCTCGAAAGCTTCGATTCCCCCATTACGACAGAGATGGAGAGCTTGGCTGAGAAAGAGGCGGCTTAAGAGAGAAGTAGGTAGCCAAAGAGCCAGAGAAAACGAGAAAAAACGAGAATTTGGTCAATAGCTGAGTACAAAAACTGCTcgttttgttgtatttttgaTAAGGCTAAAATTTATTGGCACCGCCGAGTAAAAAGTCCAAATTAAACAGATATAAAATCTGTTTTATAGATCGAAGTAGAAAATactcttttaatttttgtggCAAATAAAGGtttatacaattttaatattatatatttcaatattataaaatttttagttttaagccTTGTTgaagaatttatatattttaaaattttataaataataattaaataaataaaaattaaaacatagttTCGGCGCTCAACGctcaaatatttcttaaatcgaatttataatAGTAACTTGATACTCACCGACAGGGTATCATCAATTATTTAAAGCGCCAGTTTAAGGAAAACAAAATGCGGCATCGGTCCAAAGACATTTCCGCTTTTCGCGTGTGGCATGTGGATACGTATCTGCAGTGTGCATTCGTTTCGCATTTTTGGCGCTGCATTCAACCGATTTTTCTCTTTGCCTTTCATTATTCAAAATGTTATTAAACTTCCCCGTTTTCTGCGTCTCGTTTCGGCACCATTCGATTCTCCTTCATGCAaccaatttaataattttagtaGTTTTTCTACTGGCTTCCACTGCGGTTTCGTTGCCTTTTGTTTGTATTTACatcttttgtttttcatttattgCGTTAATTAAGGCTTAATTAGTTGGTGATTCGGGCTGGCCATGCCAGCGAAAGGTGGAAGTGGTCGGTGTTCaatattggccaaaaaaatgcattttccacGAAGCTGGTCATGATTAAGTTGTTATGCCTCCTGTCGAATGCGATTTTTATGGTTTGCTTTACGAATCGATGTTTGGATATTTTCGAGCGTGTGTTTTGGGTAATGTCTATTTTTATTGACATTGATATATTAATTAAAGCCAGAGTTTGAATAAACAATGATTTAAGtaacatatgtatatttacatacatattttgGGACCTCCGTTTATAAAAACAATGCCTTCAGAAGTAAACCTTCTCCTTTCGCATAATTAATATGacgttttcttttattttttatttaaaaagctCTTTATTACCTCAGATTATATATAATAACCGTATGTGTTAAATGATTTCCAATATCTGTGATTACCATGCTTTTTCATCACTCgctgattaaaaatttttatcaattaattttgTTGTACACTGATATTgcctttttatatattatctCAAGTTCATTTATAAGTCAATAAGAATCCACTATTGAGGTCAATGGCAAGAAACTG
This window contains:
- the LOC6505833 gene encoding uncharacterized protein LOC6505833 isoform X1 is translated as MSGLQNGFMLLFACSLLLAAYVSANKQQKQQNQEIWEQDLSDTFKIEGSDQGIQKVNLKCGANSMNVVLETEKPFTGVMYTRGSFYKQTPPCFMKPTVNQGSRSLEMNFQLDQCQTLKDGDLYTNIVVIQNDPELITPGDSAFSLECDFRQPRSLDVEASMQARDRVATGSKITLTSPDPAAPTEHLHNSVVSNSDSVEYIPKFSRPNKTIHLGSVEEVELPSSAQGRDEL
- the LOC6505833 gene encoding uncharacterized protein LOC6505833 isoform X3; its protein translation is MNVVLETEKPFTGVMYTRGSFYKQTPPCFMKPTVNQGSRSLEMNFQLDQCQTLKDGDLYTNIVVIQNDPELITPGDSAFSLECDFRQPRSLDVEASMQARDRVATGSKITLTSPDPAAPTEHLHNSVVSNSDSVEYIPKFSRPNKTIHLGSVEEVELPSSAQGRDEL
- the LOC6505833 gene encoding uncharacterized protein LOC6505833 isoform X2 yields the protein MSGLQNGFMLLFACSLLLAAYVSANKQQKQQNQEIWEQDLSDTFKIEGSDQGIQKVNLKCGANSMNVVLETEKPFTGVMYTRGSFYKQTPPCFMKPTVNQGSRSLEMNFQLDQCQTLKDGDLYTNIVVIQNDPELITPGDSAFSLECDFRQPRSLDVEASMQARDRNPQKLRGARGGSRQRQ